A portion of the Bombina bombina isolate aBomBom1 chromosome 9, aBomBom1.pri, whole genome shotgun sequence genome contains these proteins:
- the LOC128640446 gene encoding calcium-binding protein 4-like, giving the protein MSHNTRAEKTTTLERDGVKRSPGAKNKGGVDLGGKKGTTDVHEGSLKVGHDGTGHGRKSPQGGHEEGHNSSGRGHHRGKRVSDTQSITTKTYSPFLNSLFSKERDLAPEEMDELHAAFVEFDADQDGYIGYKELGECMRTMGYMPTEMELIEISQHIKMRMGGRVDFEDFVELIGPKMLAETENMVGVRELKIAFREVTNIKSKGSDSAFSKAQATDLLKAVLLALDLKSLKTIGQLILFKV; this is encoded by the exons ATGTCTCACAACACCAGAGCAGAGAAAACCACCACTCTAGAGAGAGACGGGGTCAAACGAAGCCCTGGGGCAAAAAACAAAGGTGGAGTAGACTTAGGGGGCAAGAAAGGAACAACAGATGTTCATGAAGGTAGCCTTAAAGTAGGGCATGATGGGACAGGACATGGCAGAAAGAGCCCTCAAGGAGGGCATGAGGAGGGACATAATTCAAGTGGAAGGGGACATCACAGGGGCAAAAGGGTGAGCGATACCCAGAGCATTACAACAAAGACCTACTCACCCTTTTTGAATTCACTCTTCAGCAAG gAAAGAGATTTGGCCCCTGAGGAAATGGATG agctcCATGCAGCCTTTGTAGAGTTTGATGCAGATCAGGACGGGTACATTGGATACAAGGAGCTTGGAGAGTGCATGAGGACAATGGGGTATATGCCAACAGAGATGGAGCTGATTGAAATCTCCCAACACATAAAAATGAGAA TGGGAGGCAGAGTGGATTTTGAGGACTTTGTGGAACTTATTGGTCCAAAGATGTTGGCAGAAACTGAAAATATGGTAGGAGTGAGAGAGCTCAAGATTGCATTCAGAGAG GTGACCAACATTAAGAGTAAAGGTTCAGATTCCGCTTTTAGTAAAGCTCAAGCTACAGATCTGCTTAAGGCTGTTCTTTTAGCTTTAGATCTGAAGAGTTTAAAGACCATAGGTCAACTGATATTGTTTAAGGTCTAG